In bacterium, the sequence ATTTTTAATTATATGGGAGGAAAAGGAATGTAATAAAAATATGAATTTTGATGCAGGAGGATCAATGTATTAATTGAAAAATGGATTGACTTTACCTTAAAAGCGTGTTATGATGATTTATAAGTTTAATTTTTTTGAAAATTTGGATGTTTAGAAAAAAGGTCGAATATTATTGAAAAACTAGAAATCTAGAAACTCAGTATGACAGGTGATTATCAGGCGTTCCTTGAATTTCTTATCAAAGCCATTGTTGACAATCCTGACGATGTCAAGATTGAACGCAAGGTAGATGAGATGGGAGTTCTGCTTTCTTTGAAAGTTAACCCCCAGGACATGGGCCAAGTAATTGGCCGCCAAGGTGCGACAGCTAAATCTATTCGTTCTCTGTTGCGGATTGTAGGCGTGAAAAATAATGCCCGGGTTAATCTGAAAATTGAAGAGCCCGAAGGCAGCACTCGCTTCAATCAGCCCAGCGAAGGAGTACAGAAAGTTGTTGAAGATTTGAAGTTCTAATAAAAAGAATTCAAACTCATCAAAACCGTGCTATTATTTATTAATAGCGCGGTTTTTGATTGGGTAGATTTTTTTCCATCCATTATCTATATGGTTTTTGATATCATCACAATTTTTCCAGAGGCGTTTTCTTATCTTAATGAATCAATCTTAAAACGAGCCCAGAAAAAGGGTTTGCTTGAAATTAAAATTCACAATCTCCGGGATTTCACCGAAGACAAACATCGGAAAGTTGATGACAAACCTTATGCCGGCGGCCCGGGAATGGTAATTAAAATTGAACCCATTATAAAAGCGGTTCAATCTTTAACTAAAAAATCTAAATACTCAAAAACTAAAAGCTTAATTATTTTATTTTCTCCGGCAGGGAAACAGTTTGACAGCAAAATGGCAGTTGGATTGGCGAAAAAATGCGAGCGTTTAATTTTTATCTGCGGGCATTATGAGGGGATTGATGCGAGAGTTAAAAAGGCGATTTCTGATATGGGGTTGAAAATTGAAGAAATTTCTGTCGGCCCTTATGTTTTGAGCGGCGGCGAATTGCCGGCGATGATTTTAATTGACGCCGTTTCCCGCCATTTGCCCGGAGTTTTGGGAAAAGAGGAATCGCTTGAAGAAAAACGCCTGGGTATCGGCGTGCCGGCCTACACCCGGCCGGAAATTTTTGTTCATAAAGGCAAAAAATATCCGGCGCCAAAAATTTTATTGTCCGGCAATCACGCGGCGATTGTTCAATGGCGAACCAAACATCGGCAAAAGAAAGATTTCTAACGGGGATTGACCCCATAGAACAATTTTGTTATCCTTTTCTTTTATGATAGAAACGGAATTAGACATAACCCAAAATAGCCATTTTAAGGAAATGCTTGAAGCGGGCATAATTTACGGCCACAAAAAAGCCAAGACCAATCCCAAGATGAGGCCGCATATTTTTTCCACCCGCAACGGCATTGAATTGATTGACCTTAAAGCCGTTATTTCGGCGCTGGATAAAGCCAGGGATTTTCTTAAAGAGAAAACCAGCCAGGGCGCGACGGTGTGCATGGTTGGCACTCAGCCGGCTGCCCAGAAACTCATTGAAGATTTTGCCCAAAAACATAATTTACCTTTTATGACGCAGCGTTGGTTGGGTGGGATTTTAACCAATTTTAAAATTATCAACCAGCGGGTGAATTATTATCTGGGGTTGAAAGCCAAAAAAGAGCAGGGCGAATTGGACAAATACACCAAAAAAGAACGGGTGAAAATAGATAAAGAGATAACTAAAATGGGAAAGGCCTTCAGCGGATTGGTTTATCTCAATAAACTGCCGGATGTTTTATTTGTGATTGATACTTTGGAGCATAAAAACGCGGTTCACGAAGCCAAACTCCTGAAGATTCCGGTAATCGCCGTTATGTCAACCGATTGCGACCCTTCAATAATTGATTATCCGATTCCAGGCAACGACCACAGCAAGGCCAGTATTGATTGGATCCTGAAATATTTGGAACCGGCTTTTGTCAAAAGCGCTGAGCCCGCAGGAGAACTTTCGGTTCCACGTGAGGCAGGCAAAACTCAATAATATTTTTTTAATTATTTATGGCCAAAGTTAATATTGAAGTTATTCAAAAACTTAGAGACGCAACCGGTGCCGGCGTGATGTCTTGTAAAAAGGCGTATGCCGAGGCGAACGGTGATTTTGCCAAAGCCGTGGCCCTTATTAAAGAACGGGGATTGGTCAAGGTGGAGCAAAAATCAGACCGTTCAACAGGCGCGGGGCTTCTTGAAACCTATATCCACAATGACCGAGTGGGGGTTATGCTGGAACTTCGTTGTGAAACTGATTTTGTGGCTCGTTCGGATGTTTTTAAAGGATTGGCGCATAATTTGGTTATGCAAATTGCCGCGATGGAGCCCGTTGATGTTAAAAATTTGCTTTCTCAGCCCTATATTAAAAACGAAGCAATGGCTATAAATGATTTGATAAAAGATGCTATCGCCAGAGTGGGGGAGAATGTTAAAGTAGAAAGGTTTTGCCGATACGAATTGTAAATAAAATTTATGTACGATTTCATTCTTCAAATTTTTATAATGGTCAGTTTGGGAACGGTTATTTTTTTGGCGGCTCGGGTTTTGCCGCGGATTAGCGAAACCGTTAATACCTCAAAAACAAAAGCTAATCGGTTCAGTTCTTTTCCTTTTGAAAAGATTGACGCGGCGGTTAACGCTTTTCTTGAGAAAACACTTCGTAAAATAAAACTGATTTTTTTGAAGATGGATAATACGATAAGCAAGTTGCTTGAAAAGTTCAAAAAAAATGGCGATGGCGGAAGCGCTGGTAATGGATTAACCAAATAATGTAGAATATGGGCATTCCATCAATTAGCAGTTAAGATGCGCAGGTGGCAGAGTGGTCAAATGCATCAGACTGTAAATCTGACGCCCTTGCGGCTACGCAGGTTCGAATCCTGCCCTGCGCACCAAGCTACTGCCGAGGTAGCTCAGTGGTAGAGCAACTGTTTTGCTCCGATATTCTCAAAACTCTAAGTTTTGTTAGAATATCGAGAGTCCTCAATGTTCTAAAAAATTTTGCCACCTTAGCTCAACGGCAGAGCAACACTTTTGTAAAGTGAAGGTTCCGAGTTCAAATCTCGGAGGTGGCTCAGGTAAAATTTTAGAACATCGGGATAAACAGCAGTCAAGAAAATTTTGCCTGGGTAGCTCAGTTGGCAGAGCACGTCTTTGGTAAAGACGAGGTCGGCGGTTCAATCCCGCCTCCAGGCTCAGGAATTTAGTTTACGAGTTTTGAGTTTATGAGTTAATGAGTAATGGATTAGCATATGTTTTTATTTGAAAATTTAGATGTTTATCAAAGAAGTTTGAAATTAGCTATAAATATTTGTAAAATAGCTAATAATTTTTCTATAAAATTTTCTCGATTAAGGGATCAATTTATAGGTGCCGGAATTTCGGTTCCTTTAAATATTGCCGAAGGCTCGGGGAGGGATTCTCAAAAAGGAAAGAAAAATTTTTATAAAATCAGTCGGACATCGCTTTTTGAATTAATCCCGATTTTGGAAATTTGTTTAAACTTGGAATTAATAAATAAAATTGTGTATAATGAATTTAAAGAAGAGATTGAATCGCTTTCAAAAATGTTGAGTGGTTTAATGAAATCTTTAGAATAAATAGGATTAATTACTAATTAACTCATCAACTAATTACTCATTAACTTAAAACATGGCAAACGCAAAATCAAAATTTTCGGAATATTTAATAAGGCTGAAATGCGCCGTTTGTAAGCGGGTGAATTATTACACGCGCAAAAACAAGAAAACCGTTGAGAAAAAATTAGAATACAAAAAACATTGCAAGTGGTGCAAGAAACACACTATTCATAAAGAAGCCAAGAAATAAAAAAGCCGCTGAATGATAATGATTCAGTGGCTTTTAGATTTTGGAGCATATCGCTCCTTGAATTCCAGTCGGATCTGGAAAAA encodes:
- the tsf gene encoding translation elongation factor Ts; this encodes MAKVNIEVIQKLRDATGAGVMSCKKAYAEANGDFAKAVALIKERGLVKVEQKSDRSTGAGLLETYIHNDRVGVMLELRCETDFVARSDVFKGLAHNLVMQIAAMEPVDVKNLLSQPYIKNEAMAINDLIKDAIARVGENVKVERFCRYEL
- a CDS encoding KH domain-containing protein, producing the protein MTGDYQAFLEFLIKAIVDNPDDVKIERKVDEMGVLLSLKVNPQDMGQVIGRQGATAKSIRSLLRIVGVKNNARVNLKIEEPEGSTRFNQPSEGVQKVVEDLKF
- the rpmG gene encoding 50S ribosomal protein L33; amino-acid sequence: MANAKSKFSEYLIRLKCAVCKRVNYYTRKNKKTVEKKLEYKKHCKWCKKHTIHKEAKK
- a CDS encoding four helix bundle protein translates to MFLFENLDVYQRSLKLAINICKIANNFSIKFSRLRDQFIGAGISVPLNIAEGSGRDSQKGKKNFYKISRTSLFELIPILEICLNLELINKIVYNEFKEEIESLSKMLSGLMKSLE
- the rpsB gene encoding 30S ribosomal protein S2, with product MIETELDITQNSHFKEMLEAGIIYGHKKAKTNPKMRPHIFSTRNGIELIDLKAVISALDKARDFLKEKTSQGATVCMVGTQPAAQKLIEDFAQKHNLPFMTQRWLGGILTNFKIINQRVNYYLGLKAKKEQGELDKYTKKERVKIDKEITKMGKAFSGLVYLNKLPDVLFVIDTLEHKNAVHEAKLLKIPVIAVMSTDCDPSIIDYPIPGNDHSKASIDWILKYLEPAFVKSAEPAGELSVPREAGKTQ
- the trmD gene encoding tRNA (guanosine(37)-N1)-methyltransferase TrmD, whose protein sequence is MVFDIITIFPEAFSYLNESILKRAQKKGLLEIKIHNLRDFTEDKHRKVDDKPYAGGPGMVIKIEPIIKAVQSLTKKSKYSKTKSLIILFSPAGKQFDSKMAVGLAKKCERLIFICGHYEGIDARVKKAISDMGLKIEEISVGPYVLSGGELPAMILIDAVSRHLPGVLGKEESLEEKRLGIGVPAYTRPEIFVHKGKKYPAPKILLSGNHAAIVQWRTKHRQKKDF